Proteins encoded in a region of the Psychromicrobium lacuslunae genome:
- the secE gene encoding preprotein translocase subunit SecE: protein MTDTTASSSPDRPVKKSGKGAAGAKSGKPGFFSRIALFVRQIIGELRKVVTPTRKELVNYTIVVLVFVIIMIGITFALDYIFFSGVSWVFGGGGPVDK, encoded by the coding sequence TTGACTGATACAACTGCCAGCAGCTCCCCGGACCGCCCGGTCAAAAAGTCTGGCAAGGGTGCCGCGGGTGCGAAGTCCGGCAAGCCAGGCTTCTTCAGCCGGATTGCACTTTTCGTCCGCCAGATCATTGGCGAGTTGCGCAAGGTCGTTACTCCTACTCGTAAAGAGCTGGTCAATTACACCATCGTCGTCTTGGTGTTCGTGATCATCATGATTGGCATTACCTTCGCCCTTGACTACATCTTCTTCTCGGGAGTCAGCTGGGTCTTCGGCGGCGGCGGGCCCGTCGATAAATAA
- a CDS encoding ATP-binding protein encodes MTIRPPLSRSTDRVIAGVCAGLAKHLGWSVSTVRLVMALSTMFFGAGLLLYFWLWALVPDAGAAGSAIKPNQLLENAEQLWRRRGVKEVIIGVLLLLAAVLVLVQSLGVNLQLGVVGPFLVIVAGAVLVWLQLDASRRAALLNSVLPERDKQRSPLGVFRLVAGLLLVALGVIVLVAGGGGWDRVIPAVIAAFAVLAGVGLVLTPWALRLWRDLQEERAARVRETERAEIAAHLHDSVLQTLALIQRKASSEQDVVTLARAQERELRDWIYQDSSRNPTNLAARLKAIAAELEETHGVAVEVIAVGDALMGNGVEALAQAAREAILNSVRHAGTTVSVYLEATAELAEVFIRDRGSGFELEEIPDDRLGVRESIIGRMQRHGGNAKILSSVEGTEVQLSLPLNSQQESSEDKEKDK; translated from the coding sequence ATGACCATCAGGCCGCCGCTAAGCCGCAGCACCGATCGAGTGATTGCCGGTGTTTGTGCTGGGCTGGCCAAGCATCTGGGCTGGTCGGTCTCCACAGTACGTCTCGTGATGGCGCTTTCCACCATGTTCTTCGGCGCGGGTCTGCTCCTTTACTTCTGGCTATGGGCCTTAGTCCCCGACGCTGGCGCAGCAGGTAGCGCGATCAAACCCAATCAGCTCCTTGAAAACGCTGAGCAATTATGGCGACGCCGCGGGGTCAAAGAAGTCATTATTGGCGTCCTCCTCTTACTCGCCGCGGTACTGGTGCTCGTGCAGTCGCTCGGTGTGAACCTCCAGCTAGGTGTGGTCGGCCCGTTCCTGGTGATCGTCGCCGGGGCAGTGTTGGTTTGGTTGCAGCTCGACGCCAGTCGGCGGGCGGCGCTGCTCAATTCGGTGCTGCCGGAACGCGATAAGCAGCGCAGCCCACTGGGTGTTTTCCGGCTCGTGGCGGGGCTGCTACTGGTGGCACTTGGCGTGATTGTGCTGGTTGCCGGTGGCGGTGGCTGGGACCGGGTGATACCAGCGGTGATAGCGGCTTTTGCGGTGCTGGCCGGGGTTGGATTGGTGCTAACTCCCTGGGCGCTGCGGCTCTGGCGGGACTTGCAAGAGGAGCGGGCGGCCCGGGTGCGAGAAACCGAACGGGCTGAAATCGCTGCACACCTGCATGATTCGGTCCTGCAAACCCTCGCACTGATTCAACGTAAGGCCAGTTCTGAGCAGGACGTGGTGACCCTGGCCCGCGCCCAGGAACGCGAATTGCGCGACTGGATTTACCAAGATTCCAGCAGGAATCCGACGAATTTGGCGGCGCGGCTGAAGGCCATTGCCGCCGAACTGGAGGAGACGCACGGTGTCGCTGTTGAGGTGATTGCGGTTGGTGATGCGCTGATGGGTAATGGCGTGGAAGCCTTAGCGCAAGCCGCTCGGGAGGCGATCCTGAATTCGGTGCGGCATGCGGGGACCACGGTGTCGGTCTATCTGGAGGCAACCGCTGAGCTTGCCGAGGTGTTTATCAGAGATCGCGGCTCAGGGTTTGAACTGGAGGAGATTCCCGATGACCGGCTAGGGGTGCGGGAGTCAATTATCGGTCGCATGCAGCGGCACGGCGGGAACGCCAAAATCCTGTCCTCGGTGGAAGGTACCGAGGTTCAGCTGAGTCTGCCACTGAATAGCCAGCAAGAGTCCAGTGAGGACAAGGAGAAAGACAAATGA
- a CDS encoding LuxR C-terminal-related transcriptional regulator encodes MTTVVVVDDHAIFRSGLRSDLAADIEVLAEAATVDEAIAQIAQYRPEVVLLDVHLPGGRGGGGREVIEGSATLLAEVRFLALSVSDAAEDVVSVIRAGARGYVTKTSSGEEISAAVRAVSGGDAVFSPRLAGFVLDAFGSAGVAVDDELDRLSAREGEVMRLIARGYSYKETAKQLFISVKTVETHVSAVLRKLQLSSRHELTRWAVNKKLI; translated from the coding sequence ATGACGACGGTGGTGGTAGTTGATGACCACGCGATTTTCCGCTCCGGCCTGCGCAGCGATCTGGCTGCCGATATCGAGGTACTCGCTGAGGCGGCTACGGTAGACGAGGCGATAGCGCAGATTGCCCAATATCGGCCCGAGGTGGTGCTACTCGATGTGCACTTGCCTGGCGGACGGGGCGGCGGCGGACGCGAGGTGATCGAAGGTTCAGCAACGCTGCTCGCCGAAGTGCGCTTTTTGGCGCTCAGCGTATCCGATGCTGCCGAGGATGTGGTCTCGGTGATCCGGGCGGGCGCCCGTGGCTATGTCACTAAGACCAGCTCGGGAGAGGAAATCTCTGCTGCGGTGCGCGCTGTTTCCGGTGGTGACGCGGTGTTCTCGCCTCGGCTGGCTGGCTTTGTGCTCGATGCTTTTGGCAGCGCCGGAGTCGCCGTTGACGATGAGCTAGATCGATTGTCGGCGCGGGAAGGTGAAGTGATGCGGCTGATCGCACGCGGCTACAGCTATAAGGAAACCGCTAAGCAACTTTTCATCTCGGTGAAAACGGTGGAAACCCATGTTTCCGCGGTGCTGCGTAAATTACAACTTTCCTCACGCCACGAACTCACCCGCTGGGCAGTGAATAAGAAACTGATCTAA
- the rplA gene encoding 50S ribosomal protein L1: MAKRSKAYEAAVAKIEEGKQYAPADAVKLAKDTNPSKFDATVEVAFRLGVDPRKADQMVRGTVNLPHGTGKTARVLVFATGDRAEAAIAAGADFVGSDDLIEKISGGWTDFDAAVATPDLMGKVGRLGKVLGPRNLMPNPKTGTVTVDVAKAVEEIKGGKIDFRVDKHSNLHFIIGKVSFDAKQLAENYAAALEEVLRLKPSTSKGRYLQKATVTTTFGPGIAVDPNVTKVLTEA; this comes from the coding sequence ATGGCAAAGCGCAGCAAAGCATATGAGGCAGCAGTAGCCAAGATCGAAGAGGGCAAGCAGTACGCCCCGGCCGACGCGGTCAAACTGGCCAAGGACACTAACCCGTCGAAGTTCGACGCCACCGTTGAGGTTGCCTTCCGCTTGGGTGTTGACCCTCGTAAGGCCGACCAGATGGTCCGTGGCACCGTCAACCTGCCGCACGGCACCGGTAAGACCGCCCGCGTCCTGGTTTTCGCAACCGGTGACCGCGCCGAGGCCGCTATTGCGGCCGGTGCCGACTTCGTTGGCTCGGACGACCTGATCGAAAAGATCTCCGGCGGCTGGACCGACTTCGACGCCGCAGTGGCAACCCCTGACCTGATGGGCAAGGTTGGCCGCTTGGGTAAGGTTCTTGGCCCGCGTAACCTGATGCCGAACCCGAAGACCGGCACCGTGACGGTTGATGTGGCGAAGGCCGTTGAGGAAATCAAGGGTGGCAAGATCGACTTCCGCGTCGACAAGCACTCGAACCTGCACTTCATCATTGGCAAGGTGTCGTTCGACGCCAAGCAGCTCGCGGAGAACTACGCAGCGGCGCTTGAAGAGGTGCTTCGTTTGAAGCCCTCCACCTCGAAGGGCCGTTACCTGCAGAAGGCTACCGTGACCACCACCTTCGGCCCCGGCATCGCCGTGGACCCGAACGTCACCAAGGTACTGACCGAGGCGTAA
- a CDS encoding GNAT family N-acetyltransferase, which yields MNNSIQIEKLSVPRHLDSAEAADFLAAVEIHRQAELRRWGNDDLAYTPEEILASEQDRYERHIHLLAKKADQVVGHCHLILPVEDNQHLLWYSLAVGTQREGEGIGSALLAATEQLAADEGRTTLTFETSHPVASLAAERLKPISGVGELPADSREVRFAQRAGYLLEQVERFSRCELPIDPQLLVEQQGIAERVAGADYRVLYWRNHCPEEWLEDYAYLQSRMSTDAPRAGLAIEEEPWDGARVRQSEELALALGRTTLVAAAQHLPSGKLAGFTVITGLAHRQDMVFQDNTLVLREHRGHKLGLLVKVANLRSLAEQMPQVRRIYTWNAAENEYMLAVNIALGFEPAGYTGEWQKVIG from the coding sequence ATGAACAACTCGATTCAGATTGAAAAACTCAGTGTTCCGCGGCATCTCGATAGCGCTGAGGCGGCCGATTTTCTGGCGGCAGTAGAAATTCATCGTCAGGCCGAATTGCGTCGCTGGGGCAATGACGACCTGGCATACACCCCAGAAGAGATTCTTGCCAGCGAGCAGGACCGCTATGAACGGCATATCCATTTGCTCGCGAAAAAGGCCGACCAAGTCGTCGGTCACTGTCATCTGATCTTGCCGGTCGAGGACAACCAGCACCTGCTTTGGTATAGCTTGGCAGTCGGTACCCAACGCGAGGGGGAAGGCATCGGCAGTGCACTACTGGCCGCCACCGAACAATTAGCCGCAGATGAGGGGCGTACGACTCTTACCTTTGAGACCTCACATCCGGTAGCTAGCTTGGCGGCCGAGCGGCTCAAACCAATCTCCGGAGTGGGCGAACTGCCAGCTGATAGCCGGGAAGTCAGGTTCGCCCAGCGGGCCGGTTACCTCCTCGAACAGGTCGAGCGGTTCAGTCGCTGCGAACTACCGATTGATCCGCAGCTCTTGGTGGAGCAGCAGGGCATCGCGGAGCGGGTCGCCGGTGCCGACTATCGAGTGCTTTACTGGCGGAACCATTGCCCCGAGGAATGGCTGGAGGATTACGCTTATTTGCAATCGCGGATGAGCACCGATGCGCCTCGGGCCGGGCTCGCGATTGAAGAGGAGCCGTGGGACGGTGCGCGGGTGCGGCAGAGCGAGGAACTTGCCCTAGCGCTCGGAAGGACGACACTAGTCGCCGCCGCCCAGCACCTGCCGAGCGGCAAGTTGGCTGGCTTCACCGTGATAACCGGTCTGGCCCATCGTCAGGACATGGTGTTTCAGGACAACACTTTGGTGCTCCGTGAACATCGCGGACATAAATTGGGACTGCTTGTGAAGGTGGCGAACTTGCGCAGCTTAGCCGAGCAAATGCCCCAAGTGCGGCGGATTTACACCTGGAATGCGGCCGAAAACGAGTACATGCTGGCTGTCAATATCGCGCTGGGTTTTGAACCTGCAGGGTACACCGGAGAGTGGCAAAAGGTAATTGGCTGA
- the nusG gene encoding transcription termination/antitermination protein NusG encodes MSEQELEITEESTPEEIVAEEELSTEQDAAQNDEAEQDEAAAEESVALAEEAPAVDPVEEFKSKLRRQEGDWYVIHSYAGYENRVKANLETRAQSLNMEEHIFEIQVPMEEVVEIKNAQRKVVNRVRIPGYVLVRMDLTDASWGVVRHTPGVTGFVGNAHNPVPLRLDEVFSMLAPVFEEEQAEGATKGSAIKAAQAPIAVDFEIGESVIVKEGPFETLPATISEIKPESQTLVVLVSLFERETPVTLSFGQVTKI; translated from the coding sequence GTGTCTGAGCAGGAGCTCGAGATTACCGAAGAGAGCACTCCGGAAGAGATTGTGGCGGAGGAAGAACTCAGCACCGAGCAGGACGCTGCCCAGAATGACGAAGCTGAGCAGGACGAAGCGGCAGCCGAAGAGTCTGTAGCGTTGGCTGAAGAAGCACCTGCCGTGGATCCCGTTGAGGAATTCAAGTCGAAACTGCGCCGTCAAGAGGGCGATTGGTACGTCATTCATTCCTACGCCGGTTACGAAAACCGGGTGAAGGCGAACCTGGAGACCCGTGCCCAGTCGCTGAACATGGAAGAGCATATCTTCGAAATCCAGGTCCCGATGGAAGAAGTCGTCGAGATCAAGAATGCGCAGCGCAAGGTAGTCAACCGCGTTCGTATCCCCGGTTATGTACTGGTTCGAATGGATCTGACCGACGCCTCCTGGGGCGTAGTCCGGCACACTCCCGGCGTTACCGGCTTCGTTGGCAATGCTCATAACCCGGTGCCGCTGCGGCTTGATGAGGTTTTCTCCATGCTTGCTCCGGTCTTTGAAGAAGAACAAGCCGAGGGCGCCACCAAGGGATCTGCCATCAAGGCGGCTCAGGCTCCTATTGCGGTGGACTTCGAAATTGGCGAGTCCGTGATCGTCAAGGAAGGCCCGTTCGAGACCTTGCCGGCCACTATCTCGGAGATCAAGCCGGAGTCGCAGACCTTGGTCGTTTTGGTCTCGCTGTTCGAGCGCGAGACCCCGGTGACGCTGTCATTCGGTCAAGTCACCAAGATCTAG
- a CDS encoding HdeD family acid-resistance protein encodes MEQLYSASRKLWWVVLIRGIFAVALGLFALFSPQSTLAAFVLIFGIYAIIDGVTAVVMAIGSRKEQHLWGWLVVEGAISVLAGIFAVAWPTATALAIGFIIGFWAILLGAAQLVQAFALKRELSGVWGWVLASGIISILWGGFVLAMPGIGLLTVLWIFGIFALVFGIWTIVMSLRIRSAVRQVLSS; translated from the coding sequence ATGGAACAACTTTATTCAGCAAGTCGGAAACTGTGGTGGGTAGTCCTTATCCGCGGCATTTTTGCGGTTGCGCTGGGACTTTTTGCTCTCTTCTCTCCGCAGAGCACGCTGGCAGCCTTTGTCCTCATCTTCGGTATTTACGCGATCATCGACGGCGTCACCGCGGTGGTGATGGCAATTGGCTCCCGCAAAGAGCAGCATCTTTGGGGTTGGCTCGTGGTTGAAGGCGCCATCTCGGTCTTGGCCGGTATCTTTGCGGTGGCCTGGCCAACTGCTACCGCGCTGGCGATTGGTTTCATTATCGGCTTCTGGGCCATTCTGCTCGGCGCGGCACAGCTCGTCCAGGCATTTGCACTGAAACGGGAGCTGAGCGGAGTCTGGGGCTGGGTATTGGCTTCCGGCATCATTAGCATCCTTTGGGGTGGTTTTGTGCTGGCAATGCCAGGCATTGGTCTGCTCACAGTGCTCTGGATCTTCGGTATTTTCGCGCTGGTCTTCGGCATTTGGACCATCGTGATGTCGTTGCGGATCCGTTCGGCGGTACGCCAGGTGCTATCCAGCTAA
- a CDS encoding GNAT family N-acetyltransferase — MTTISVRPRTLGDREGLLKALASCARHSGYFAAEDGSLVSHAEASLFDDRYDAAWVAEVDGVVLGHIAVMPLPLAEDQESIPLWTAATGRSAEAHTLIKRLFVDPQAQGGGIARALMATAMAHLAAAGQIGVLDTVSVAQPAMKLYQGLGWREIGRTKPSWTDEPFDMVLFVAPGH, encoded by the coding sequence ATGACGACAATCTCGGTTCGGCCACGTACGCTCGGCGACCGGGAAGGGCTGTTGAAGGCTCTTGCCTCCTGCGCACGACACAGCGGATACTTCGCTGCCGAGGATGGCTCGCTAGTTTCTCACGCTGAAGCCTCACTTTTCGACGATCGTTATGACGCCGCCTGGGTAGCCGAGGTCGACGGCGTGGTGCTTGGCCATATCGCGGTGATGCCACTGCCGCTTGCCGAGGACCAAGAATCAATTCCGCTCTGGACAGCCGCTACCGGCAGATCTGCCGAAGCACACACACTGATCAAGAGGCTCTTCGTGGATCCTCAGGCGCAAGGCGGCGGGATTGCCAGAGCACTGATGGCGACCGCGATGGCACACCTCGCGGCGGCCGGGCAGATCGGTGTGCTGGACACAGTCTCGGTGGCTCAGCCTGCTATGAAGCTTTACCAGGGACTCGGCTGGCGGGAAATTGGCAGGACAAAGCCCAGCTGGACCGATGAACCTTTTGACATGGTACTTTTCGTGGCTCCCGGGCATTGA
- the rplK gene encoding 50S ribosomal protein L11, producing the protein MAPKKKVTGLIKLQIQAGAANPAPPIGPALGQHGVNIMEFCKAYNAATESQRGNVIPVEITVYEDRSFTFITKTPPAAELIKKAAGVAKGSSTPHTVKVAKLTKAQVNEIATQKLVDLNANDVEAAAKIIAGTARSMGITVEG; encoded by the coding sequence GTGGCTCCCAAAAAGAAAGTCACCGGCCTCATCAAGTTGCAGATCCAGGCAGGCGCCGCTAACCCGGCCCCGCCGATCGGTCCGGCGCTTGGTCAGCACGGTGTCAACATCATGGAATTCTGCAAGGCGTACAACGCTGCGACGGAATCCCAGCGTGGAAACGTCATCCCGGTGGAAATCACGGTTTACGAAGACCGTTCATTCACCTTCATCACCAAGACTCCGCCGGCTGCCGAGCTGATCAAGAAGGCTGCTGGCGTTGCTAAGGGCTCCTCGACCCCGCACACCGTCAAGGTTGCTAAGTTGACCAAGGCTCAGGTGAACGAGATCGCTACCCAGAAGCTGGTTGATCTGAACGCCAACGATGTCGAGGCAGCTGCCAAGATCATCGCCGGTACCGCCCGCTCGATGGGTATCACCGTCGAAGGTTAA
- a CDS encoding GNAT family N-acetyltransferase has protein sequence MIDYRRATLADLAALVELAAVTFPHSAPVGSEPANIQHHIDSYLNTEKFTWYLESPQVTVLVAEEQGVLLGYSVTIAQPSEDAEVLAALTLHPIVELSKCYVHPEHFGAGIAGGLMKATLAEAANSSAAGIWLGVSSVNERAIRFYEKQGFVKVGKKSFLFGNRLERDYVMQRALADSRQT, from the coding sequence ATGATTGACTACCGACGCGCCACACTGGCTGATCTAGCCGCCTTGGTTGAGCTAGCCGCCGTGACTTTCCCACATTCGGCACCGGTTGGCTCTGAGCCGGCCAATATTCAGCACCATATTGACAGCTATCTCAATACTGAGAAATTCACTTGGTATCTCGAATCACCCCAGGTCACTGTTTTGGTGGCCGAAGAACAGGGTGTGCTGCTCGGCTACAGTGTGACCATCGCTCAGCCCTCGGAGGACGCCGAAGTGCTAGCGGCGCTGACTCTGCACCCGATTGTTGAACTCAGCAAATGCTATGTGCACCCCGAGCATTTTGGCGCGGGCATTGCGGGCGGGCTGATGAAAGCGACCTTGGCTGAAGCCGCGAATTCCTCGGCAGCGGGAATCTGGCTCGGGGTGAGCAGCGTGAATGAACGGGCGATCAGATTCTACGAAAAGCAAGGTTTCGTTAAGGTGGGGAAGAAGTCATTTCTTTTCGGTAACAGGTTAGAAAGAGACTATGTGATGCAGCGTGCTTTAGCGGATTCCCGGCAGACTTAG
- a CDS encoding GNAT family N-acetyltransferase has translation MTEQLEISSLQLPNNLTDSDAADFLEAGLLLDQIRLETWGNRDRISDPETRLVSWRQNDYSRLEVFLGKLGGKIVALSWISLPLHDNLHTGFMSVCVAAEHRKRGYGQLMLETVEKYAAAQGRSVLMSSTEHPADFDPATIAVLEPKSGTGAIPQFDAGVRFSLRHGYQLEQVERFSELRLPIEGAHLEELLRAAEAKAGTDYRLEFWQDRCPERLAESFAVANSRMSTDIPSAGLAVEAETWDIKRLRDMEQRFIEAGHRIDVCAAVHVPSGQIAAYTYFDYNQKKPQLISQEDTLVIREHRGKRLGMLVKAANVRRIQEELPQLEKAITWNAAENDHMLAINIELGFAPAGYDGEWQKDLRKGPANEQLDSD, from the coding sequence ATGACCGAGCAACTGGAAATCAGTTCGCTGCAACTTCCGAATAATCTCACCGATTCCGATGCCGCTGACTTCCTGGAAGCCGGTTTGCTTTTGGACCAGATCAGGTTGGAAACCTGGGGAAATCGGGATCGGATCTCCGACCCGGAAACCCGCTTAGTGTCCTGGCGGCAGAATGACTACTCCAGACTTGAGGTTTTCCTGGGCAAACTCGGCGGTAAAATCGTGGCGCTGAGCTGGATATCGCTGCCCTTACACGACAACCTGCATACCGGTTTCATGAGCGTTTGTGTTGCCGCCGAGCATCGGAAGCGAGGCTATGGACAGCTAATGCTCGAAACAGTGGAGAAGTACGCGGCGGCTCAGGGGCGTAGCGTGCTGATGTCGAGCACCGAGCATCCGGCAGATTTCGATCCGGCCACTATTGCGGTGCTCGAACCGAAATCGGGCACCGGAGCGATCCCGCAGTTCGATGCCGGGGTGCGCTTTTCGCTCCGTCATGGTTATCAGCTCGAGCAGGTGGAACGGTTCAGTGAGCTGCGACTTCCGATCGAGGGAGCACACCTGGAAGAACTATTGCGGGCGGCGGAGGCCAAAGCTGGTACCGATTATCGGCTGGAGTTTTGGCAAGATCGCTGCCCGGAGCGGCTAGCGGAGAGCTTCGCGGTAGCTAATAGCCGGATGAGTACCGATATCCCCAGTGCGGGGCTCGCGGTCGAAGCGGAGACCTGGGATATCAAGCGCTTGCGAGATATGGAGCAGCGCTTCATCGAAGCGGGTCATCGGATAGATGTCTGCGCAGCGGTGCATGTTCCCAGTGGCCAGATTGCCGCTTACACCTATTTTGATTACAACCAGAAGAAGCCACAGCTGATCAGCCAAGAAGACACTTTGGTGATCAGGGAGCATCGCGGGAAACGCCTCGGGATGTTGGTCAAGGCGGCGAATGTGCGGCGTATTCAGGAAGAACTTCCACAACTTGAAAAGGCCATCACCTGGAATGCTGCGGAGAACGACCATATGCTCGCGATTAATATCGAGCTCGGTTTCGCGCCCGCAGGCTACGACGGCGAATGGCAAAAAGACTTAAGAAAAGGTCCAGCAAATGAACAACTCGATTCAGATTGA
- a CDS encoding pyridoxal phosphate-dependent aminotransferase yields the protein MTSSRISKLVGAIAESATLAVDAKAKALKAAGRPVISFGAGEPDFPTADYIVEAAVAAARDPKNHRYSPAAGLPELREAIAAQTQRDSNYQVEASQVLVTNGGKQAVYQTFATLLDPGDEVLLPTPYWTTYPEAVRLAGGVPVEVFAGADQGYLVTLEQLEAALTPRTKVLLFVSPSNPTGAVYSPEQTREIGEWAAAKGLWVVSDEIYQHLTYDGVPFTSIASAAPALADRVVLVNGVAKTFAMTGWRVGWMVGPQDVIKAATNLQSHATSNVSNISQRAALAAVSGSLDAVREMGVAFDRRRKNIVAGLNAIAGVDCPTPHGAFYAYADVSGVLDRLQLGSSAELASLILDKVEVAVVPGEAFGPSGYLRLSYALGDDDLAEGVRRLQEFLA from the coding sequence ATGACCTCCAGCCGCATTTCGAAACTCGTCGGCGCTATTGCCGAATCAGCAACGCTCGCGGTGGACGCCAAGGCGAAAGCACTCAAGGCCGCGGGCCGACCGGTGATTAGTTTCGGGGCGGGTGAACCGGATTTCCCGACCGCCGACTACATTGTGGAGGCAGCTGTCGCGGCGGCACGGGATCCCAAGAACCACCGCTACTCCCCCGCGGCTGGCTTACCGGAACTGCGAGAGGCAATTGCCGCTCAGACGCAGCGAGACAGCAACTACCAGGTTGAGGCTTCCCAGGTTTTGGTTACCAACGGCGGTAAGCAGGCGGTTTACCAAACCTTCGCCACGCTGCTTGACCCGGGTGACGAAGTGTTGCTGCCCACCCCTTATTGGACAACCTACCCGGAGGCAGTCCGATTGGCTGGCGGCGTGCCGGTCGAGGTCTTTGCCGGCGCTGACCAAGGTTATTTGGTCACCCTGGAACAGCTTGAGGCTGCCCTGACGCCGCGCACCAAGGTGCTGCTCTTCGTCTCGCCCTCCAACCCCACCGGTGCGGTTTACTCTCCCGAGCAGACTCGTGAAATCGGCGAGTGGGCTGCGGCCAAGGGACTCTGGGTGGTCAGCGACGAGATCTACCAGCACCTGACCTACGATGGCGTGCCATTCACTTCGATCGCTTCGGCGGCACCTGCTCTGGCGGACCGGGTGGTGCTGGTCAATGGCGTTGCTAAGACGTTTGCGATGACCGGTTGGCGAGTCGGCTGGATGGTTGGCCCGCAGGATGTGATCAAGGCCGCCACCAACCTGCAGTCACACGCCACCTCGAATGTCTCTAATATTTCTCAACGGGCTGCCTTGGCGGCTGTCTCCGGCTCTTTGGATGCGGTACGCGAAATGGGCGTAGCCTTCGATCGCCGCCGGAAGAACATCGTGGCCGGGCTAAACGCCATTGCCGGCGTCGACTGCCCGACCCCGCACGGCGCGTTCTACGCCTATGCGGATGTTTCGGGAGTGCTGGATCGGCTGCAACTAGGAAGTTCGGCCGAGTTGGCCTCGTTGATCCTCGACAAGGTGGAAGTTGCCGTGGTGCCCGGTGAAGCCTTCGGCCCCAGCGGTTACCTCCGGCTTTCCTACGCCCTCGGCGACGACGACCTGGCCGAGGGCGTCCGTCGCCTGCAAGAGTTCCTGGCCTAA